One genomic region from Chitinophagales bacterium encodes:
- a CDS encoding shikimate kinase translates to MNKHICLMGMPGVGKTTLGRQLSKELQLPFYDLDKEIEKISGQSIPEIFKNQGEDFFRQKERDVLAALLKTTPAVIALGGGTPVFYDNMSLIKQHAFSIYIRTSLKVISDRLNKSKTKRPLLQGKTPQEFDNHLKSIYENRKIFFEQADIVINIGQTPPKKNLPKLLEAWADFNE, encoded by the coding sequence ATGAATAAACACATTTGCCTAATGGGAATGCCCGGTGTGGGCAAGACTACATTGGGAAGGCAATTGTCTAAAGAATTGCAGCTGCCATTTTATGATCTGGATAAAGAAATAGAAAAAATAAGCGGACAAAGCATACCTGAAATATTTAAAAATCAGGGCGAAGATTTTTTCAGGCAAAAAGAACGCGATGTATTAGCAGCACTTTTAAAAACCACACCCGCAGTTATTGCACTGGGAGGTGGTACTCCTGTTTTCTATGATAATATGAGTCTAATTAAGCAACACGCTTTTAGTATATATATACGTACTTCACTTAAGGTCATTTCAGATCGCTTGAATAAAAGCAAAACAAAACGTCCTTTGCTTCAAGGCAAAACCCCACAGGAATTTGATAATCACCTTAAATCAATATATGAGAATCGAAAAATATTTTTCGAGCAGGCAGATATAGTAATAAATATTGGTCAAACACCACCTAAAAAAAATCTGCCCAAACTCCTTGAAGCTTGGGCAGATTTTAATGAATAG
- a CDS encoding alanine/ornithine racemase family PLP-dependent enzyme, whose product MAFVKMYRNKLRKNYSFLNTLFKENNIEWAAVTKLLCGNEDYIQEVINLGIKEICDARISNLKTVKKLDSSVQTVYIKPPAKRSVEDLVRYADASFNTEYRTIKLLSEEAKRQNKTHKVIIMIEMGDLREGIMGDHLMDFYQSIFELPNIEVTGIGTNLNCLYGVMPSPDKLIQLSLYEQLIEAKFQKKINWVTGGTSVVIPMLLKKQLPAGINHYRVGETLFFGNDLVTDEPIEGMEQDVFKLFAEIIEITEKPKVPMGTLEENPSGERHEIDESDYGKTSYRAILDLGLLDMAPDFILPDDSNIELVGASSDMLVIDIGENESNYKVGDLISFRLKYMGALRLFNSDYIDKYMVKEDID is encoded by the coding sequence AGTGGGCAGCTGTCACAAAATTATTGTGCGGCAATGAAGACTATATTCAGGAAGTAATCAATCTCGGGATTAAAGAGATATGCGATGCACGTATCAGTAATTTGAAAACAGTGAAAAAGCTGGATTCTTCTGTGCAAACCGTTTATATTAAACCCCCTGCAAAACGAAGTGTAGAGGATTTGGTTCGCTATGCAGATGCCAGTTTTAATACAGAATACAGAACCATAAAATTATTATCAGAAGAAGCCAAACGGCAAAACAAAACCCATAAGGTGATTATTATGATCGAAATGGGGGATTTGCGTGAAGGAATTATGGGGGATCATTTAATGGATTTTTACCAGTCAATTTTTGAGCTGCCCAATATTGAAGTAACGGGCATTGGCACTAATCTGAATTGCCTGTACGGTGTAATGCCCTCACCTGATAAGCTGATCCAATTGAGCTTATACGAACAACTGATTGAAGCTAAATTTCAAAAAAAGATCAATTGGGTGACAGGAGGGACTTCAGTAGTTATTCCAATGCTTCTGAAGAAACAATTGCCTGCTGGAATCAATCATTATAGAGTAGGAGAAACACTTTTTTTCGGAAATGACCTGGTAACAGATGAACCAATAGAAGGTATGGAGCAAGATGTTTTCAAACTATTTGCTGAAATCATTGAAATCACAGAAAAACCCAAAGTACCTATGGGTACATTAGAAGAAAATCCCTCAGGCGAAAGGCATGAAATCGATGAGTCGGATTACGGGAAGACTTCTTATAGGGCAATCCTAGATCTCGGATTGTTGGATATGGCACCTGATTTTATACTTCCTGATGATTCAAATATTGAATTGGTAGGAGCTAGCTCTGATATGCTTGTTATTGATATCGGAGAAAACGAATCCAATTATAAAGTGGGGGATCTGATATCTTTCCGATTAAAATATATGGGCGCACTCAGACTCTTTAACTCAGACTATATCGATAAATATATGGTTAAGGAAGACATTGATTAA